One Aerococcus urinaeequi DNA segment encodes these proteins:
- a CDS encoding amidohydrolase family protein, producing MRKKLINATIYKHPEASEILIENGKFKKFGKYLGQADETIDLNGRLVLPPYVDAHLHLDYYFTGQDDKVNNNSGTLFEAIDLWNDYKKGTTIEEMKARIRQAVEDVASYGTQYIRAQTDCTDPNLTGIRAALEIRDELKDNITIQVVAFPQNGMFSFSEDGKTGRDLVEEALKLGADCVGGIPHNEWSREDGMASIKEIVRLAIKYNKLIDVHCDETDDDQARFLEILNAEAMKQGYGQYTTASHTCSFGSVNDAYAFRMVGLFRQSGLNFVSCPTENLFLQGRQDTYPKRRGLTRVKEFVDNDINVAFGQDSIVDLWYPAGSGNMMNILDNGIHATQLMRKEDFDRNFDLVTYNGAHLMQLDDVYGLDEGKDANFIILDADSPFDAQRRRVECLASVRNGEFLFQKSLPTYTTSLNIHRKTK from the coding sequence TTGAGAAAAAAATTGATAAATGCAACTATTTATAAACATCCCGAGGCTAGTGAAATTTTAATAGAAAATGGTAAGTTCAAAAAATTTGGTAAATATCTCGGACAAGCTGATGAAACAATTGATCTTAATGGGCGCTTAGTGTTACCCCCATATGTTGATGCTCATTTACATCTTGATTATTATTTTACAGGTCAAGATGATAAGGTGAATAACAATTCTGGCACATTATTTGAAGCCATTGACCTATGGAATGATTATAAAAAAGGCACTACCATTGAAGAAATGAAAGCACGTATTCGTCAAGCAGTTGAAGACGTAGCTAGTTATGGCACCCAATACATTCGTGCACAAACAGATTGTACGGATCCTAACTTAACCGGAATTAGAGCCGCTTTAGAAATTCGTGATGAATTAAAAGATAACATTACTATTCAGGTAGTTGCTTTTCCACAGAATGGTATGTTTTCATTTTCTGAAGATGGCAAAACAGGCCGCGATTTAGTTGAAGAAGCATTAAAATTAGGTGCTGACTGCGTGGGAGGAATCCCACACAACGAATGGTCCCGTGAAGATGGGATGGCATCTATAAAAGAAATTGTGCGACTAGCAATAAAATATAATAAATTAATTGATGTTCATTGTGATGAAACTGACGATGATCAAGCTCGGTTCTTAGAGATATTAAACGCAGAAGCTATGAAACAAGGTTATGGCCAATATACAACAGCCTCTCATACTTGTTCGTTTGGATCAGTTAATGATGCTTATGCTTTTCGTATGGTTGGTCTTTTCCGTCAATCAGGTTTAAATTTCGTATCCTGCCCTACAGAAAACTTATTTTTACAGGGGCGTCAAGATACCTATCCAAAACGTCGTGGATTAACACGTGTAAAAGAATTCGTTGATAATGATATCAATGTCGCATTTGGTCAAGACTCTATTGTCGATTTATGGTATCCGGCTGGTTCAGGGAATATGATGAACATTCTTGATAATGGTATTCATGCGACACAATTGATGCGTAAAGAAGATTTTGACCGCAACTTTGATTTAGTAACTTATAATGGTGCGCATCTGATGCAATTAGATGATGTTTACGGTTTAGATGAAGGAAAAGACGCTAACTTTATTATTCTAGATGCCGATTCACCCTTTGATGCACAACGTCGTCGGGTAGAATGTTTAGCCTCTGTGCGAAATGGCGAG
- a CDS encoding CsbD family protein: MTEENNGTFDKIKGSVNEAVGKVTGDKEQEGKGKGQQARGEVEEKVNDAKKAFDDAKEDVKGRLDGFANNDEDK, from the coding sequence ATGACAGAAGAAAACAACGGTACTTTCGATAAAATTAAAGGTTCAGTAAACGAAGCAGTCGGAAAAGTGACTGGTGACAAAGAGCAAGAAGGTAAAGGTAAAGGCCAACAAGCTCGCGGTGAAGTTGAAGAAAAAGTAAACGACGCTAAAAAAGCTTTTGATGATGCAAAAGAAGATGTGAAAGGTCGTTTAGATGGTTTCGCCAATAACGACGAAGATAAATAA